CCGGAAACAGCACCGTGCTGAGAGGGAACAGCGGTAAGGTGAGCGTAGCCATGGCGGCATCATGACAGTTCGAGGCGCCGCATGGAGCACGATTGCGGCGCACCGCGACGAACTTGGAAACGTCTTCCGCGTCCCCGGCGAGCAGGTCAACACCGGCGTGGAAGCGCAGGCCACCGGCGAGATCGCCCCACCGGCATGCCCGAGGTACGCTCGTACATCCTGCTCGGCTACCGCCTGCCGATGCTGGACGGCCTGTCCGTCTCGGGCGGCTGGCAGCACATCGGCCGGCGCCCGTGCAACGAAGCCGGTGGATGGGCAAGGGCGTGATCCTGCGCGCGATGGTCGACAACGTCGCCGGCAAGCGCTACTGGTCGACGGTCGGTCCGGCCAACATCAGCGGCAGCAACAAGGACAACCCGACCGCCCACCTGGGCGCGCCGCGCACGGCATCGGTGTCGCTCGGCGTCGACCTGTAAGTCGCGTCAGAGCGTCTTCGCGGCCTAGTCCTCGGGGCCCTGCAGCGGCAGATCGCGCAGGTCCTCGAACAGCGCCTGCAGGCGCCAGCGCAGGCGCGGCCAGCCCGGATCAGGTTCGGGCAGCACGTGCACGACGATGCGGGCGCCGGGGGCGGCGTCGCAGGCGAAGGGGTAGCTGCCGGCCTGCTCGAACGGCAGGCGGAATACGTGGCCGGGCGCGACCAGCACCTGGCCGAACACGTGCGGCGCGCGGTCGCGGTTACGCAGCAGCAGGACGTCGCTCACGCCCAGCGTCAGGCGCAGCTCGGCGGGCACCGACGGCGCTCTCGTCGCCGCAGCGCGCGTGAACTCCAGCGGCCGCTCGCGCGTCGCCCCGCCGAGCGGCGCCAGCGCCGCCAACAGCAGCACGAGCAGCAGGCTGCCGGCCAGCCCCCATTGGAAGCGCAGCAGAAGGCTCACGCGCGCCCCCCGCGCGCAGGCATGCAAGTGTGCGTACGCGCGCACGTCCACGCATGCGCGCGCAGGCATGGCAGGCAAGGCATCGCGGTCGGAATCGGGGCCGTCGGGCTCGGGAAGGACACAGTGTTCACATTGTAGCGTTTTGTGCGCCTGCCCGGCAGATAGATGCGTATGCTACCCCTTCGACGGCGCGTTTCCCTTGCCGGCAACGGACCCACTTGTCACGCCCTTTGTCGCGTATTGCCTATGCCCCGTTCAGATTCATTGCAGTCCAGCCATCGTCATGCCCAGCACCGTCCGGCCGTCATTCCGCTGGTCCTGGCCGCGCTGGTCTTCCTTGCGGTCCTGATCGTCACCTATGCGGTGGCCGAGAGCGCGCGCCGCGCCACGCGTACCGACCTGGAAGACGACTTCGACTACCGCGCGCGCGACTTTTCCAGCGCCATCGTGCGCCGCATGAACGTCTACGAGGAGGTGCTGGAGGCCACGCGCGGCTTCCTGCGCGGCTCGCCCGAGGTCAGCAACGCCGACTTCGCCGACTATTTCACGCTGCTGCGGCTGAAGGAGCGCTTTCCCGGCATCGAGGCGCTCGGCATCGCCGCGATCGCGCCTTCCGGACCGCACGACGTGAAGACCACGGTCACGCATATCCTGCCGCTCGACGAGCGCAACCGGCGCGCGCTCGGCTACGACATGTTCAGCGAACCGGTGCGGCGCGCGGCGATGGAGGCGGCGCGCGACAGCGGCCGCGCCGCCGCCACCGGCAAGGTGACGCTGGTGCAGGAAGGCGCGCGCACGGGTGCCGCCGCCCCTTCGGGCTTTTTGCTGTACGTGCCGGTCTACCGCAGCGGCGCGCCGCGCGAATCGGTCGAGGGGCGCCGCACCGCCATCCTCGGCTGGGTCTACTCGCCGTTCCGCATGGACAACCTGATGCGCGGCCTGGGCGGCGAACAGGCCGGCGACCTCGAGATCGAACTCTACGACGGCGCCGCCGCCGCGGAAGGCGCCCTGCTCTACCGCTCGTCCAACGTGCGCGCACCGGGCAGCCGCCACCATTTCAAGTATGACGCCACCATCGACACCGCCGGACGCCACTGGCTGCTGCGGGTGCGCTCGTCGGCGCGTTTCGAGTCGACGCTCGGCAAGCGTCACACGCTCGCGATCGCGCTGACCGGCCTCGGCCTGGGTCTGCTGCTGTCGCTGGTGGTGTGGCTGCTGGCCACCGAACGGCGGCGCGCGCTGCAGCTGGCCGATGCCATGACGCTCGAGCTGCGCGTCTCGCGCGACCGCATCGACGCCGAACGCGAGCGCATCCGCCTGATCCTGCAGAACGCGTACCACGCCTTCGTCGGCGTCGACCCGGCCGGACGCATCACCGATTGGAACCGCCAGGCCTGCAAGCTGTTCGGCTGGCGCGACGAGGAGGCGCTTGGCCGCGACGCGCTCGAGCTGCTGCTGCCGCAAGCACAGCGCGACGACCTGCGCGCCTGCCTGCTGCGCCTGGCCGACGGCGGCCGCTGCGAGATGCTGGCCGGGCCGACCGAGATGACGCTGCTCGAGCGCCACGGCGAGGAAATCCCGGTCGAGATCGCGATCACCGCGCAGAATACGCCGCAGGGTTTCGCCATCACCGCGTTCGTGCGCGACATCCGCCCGCGCAAGCAGGCCGAGGAGCGCGAGCGCCAGCGCCAGCAGCGCCTGGACGAAGCGCGCGCGGCCCTGGTGCGCTCGCAAAAGCTGGAAGCGGTCGGCCACATGACCGGCGGCGTGGCGCACGACTTCAACAACATCCTGCACATCATCAGCGCCAACGTGCAGCTCATGCTGCGCAACGAAGAAGGCGTCCGCAAGCGCCTGCTCAGCATCATGGATGCGGTCGAGCGCGGCAAGAAGCTGACCGGCCAGCTGCTGGCCTTCGCCCGGCGCCAGCCGCTGCATCCGAGCGTGGTGCGGCTGACCGACATGATCGAGCGCATGGACAGCCTGCTGCACCGCGCCGCCGGCGATGCGGTCGAGATCCGCTTCGCCATCCCGTCCGAGCCGTGGAACGCGCTGGTCGACCCGAACCAGCTGGAAAACGTGCTGCTCAACCTGGTGATCAACGCGCGCGACGCGATGGAGCACGGCGGCGCGATCACGATCGCGCTGGCCAACCTGACGGTGGCGCCGGGCGACGCCATGGCCGACACCGGCGTCAGGCCGGGCGAATTCGTCACCGTGGCGGTGAGCGACACCGGCAGCGGCATGCCGCCTGAAGTGATGGAGCGCGCCTTCGAGCCCTTCTTCACCACCAAGCCCGAGGGCAAGGGCACCGGCCTGGGCCTGTCCATGGCGCACGGCTTCGTCAAGCAGAGCGGCGGCCATATCCGCCTGTCCAGCACGCCGGACAAGGGCACGACCGTCACGCTGTTCCTGCCGCGCGCGCGGCAGGACACGCCGGACCCGGTGTTCGCGCCAGTGCCGCACTGACGCCAGCAGGCGTCGAGGCGGCGGCCGAGCAAACTGAACGTGCGCCGCTCAGGTACTGCGGGCCGCTACACTGGGCTTTGATTTTTGCAGGAGCGATTCAATGGCACAGACTCAACACTGCGACGCGCGCAAGGTACTGCCGCGCGTCGGCGGCTTCGACAGCACGCTGTCCCTGCTGCGCGAGGGCTACCGCTTCGTGCCGCGCCGCTGCGAGGAGCTCGGCGCCGACGCCTTCAGCACCCGCATCATGCTGCAGCAGGCCCTGTGCGTGCGCGGCGAGGACGCGGCGCGCATGTTCTACCAGCCCGGCCGCTTCACGCGCCGCCATGCCCTGCCCGCCACCAGCATGGCGCTGCTGCAGGACTTCGGCAGCGTGATGGCGCTGGACGGCGAGCAGCACCGCAAGCGAAAGGCGATGTTCATGTCGTTGTACGGGCCGCTCGAGCGCCAGCGCCTGGTCGGCCTGATCGTGGCCCAGTTCCGCGCCCACTTCGCGCGCTGGCCCGAGCTGTCTTCGGTCAACGTGCACAAGGCGGCGCAGGAAGTGCTGTGCCATGCGACCTGCCAATGGGCCGGCGTGCCGGTCGCGCTCGACGAAGTGCGCCAGCGCACCGCGGAATTTGCCGCGATGATCGACGCCGCCGGCTCGGCCGGACCGCGCAACTGGCGCGCCCTGCTGATCCGAAACCGCACTGAACACTGGGCGCGCGCGCTGATCGACGCCGTGCGCGCCGGCCGGATCCAGCCGGCCTTCGACAGCCCCCTGAACGTGATCGCGCGCCACCGCGACGCCGACGGCCAGCTCATCAGCCGCAAGGACGCGGCGGTGGAACTGATCAACATCCTGCGCCCGACCGTGGCGGTGGCGCGCTACATCGCCTTTGCCGTGCTGGCGCTGCACCAGCATCCGGAATACCGGCTGCGCGCCGCGAGCGCCGGCGACGAGTGGCTGACCATGTTCGCGCAGGAGGTGCGGCGCTTCTATCCGTTCATCCCGGTGATGGGCGGACGCGCCCAGCACGACTTCGAATGGCGCGGCATGCAGGTGGAAAAAGGGACGTGGGTGCTGCTCGACCTGTACGGGACCGACCACCACCCGGACATCTGGGGCGACCCCGAGGTGTTCCGCCCGGAGCGTTTCGAGCGCTGGCAGAGCAGCGGCTTCGACTTGATCGCGCAAGGCGGCGGCGACCACTATTCGGGCCACCGCTGTCCCGGCGAATTCATCACGATGGACATCGTCAAGGCGGCAGTCAAGCTGTTCGCCGCCGAGATCGAATACGAAGTGCCGCCCCAGGACCTGTCGATCGATCTGGGGCGGGTGCCGACCCTGCCCACCAGCGGCATGCTGGTCGAGCGGGTGCGGCTGCTGGGTGCAGCCGAATCGTAACTCTTAGTCGCGGATCAGGCGGCCTTCGGCGACACGCACGCGCTCGCCGCCACGGAAGCGCGGGGCGCCCTGCTCGGTGAAGGTACGGTAGCCGCCGCGCGCCATCTTGACGCGCACGTCGGTGTAGGTCTGCGATTTCATGTTGCGCTCGACGTGGTTGCCGGCATACGCGCCGCCCGCGGCGCCGGCCACGGTCGCCAGGGTCTGGCCGCGGCCGCTGCCGACCTGGTGGCCCAGGATACCGCCGAGCAAGGCACCGCCGACCGCGCCCACGCCGCTGCCGCGTTCGGCTGCGCGCTCGTAGTTATGGGTCGACACGACCGTGCCGCAGTTCATGCAGGCGGCTTCGGAATGGTGTTGCGGCGCGGCCTGGCTCAGCGACGGCACGGCGCCGGCCGCCAGCAGGGCGGCGGAAAAAGCGGTACTGGCGGTGAAACGGGTGACGAACGATTTCATGATTTTCTCCCTCACATTGTTTTAACAAGCATGATTACAGCATAGTGAGCACGATTAGATGGAGAAATAGTAAAACGGTATCAATTGCAAGCATCTGTAACGAACTTGGCAATTATCCTTGCCCTGCCGCCCCACTTCCCTCAACGCCTGGCTTTGCGACGCGTCCGCCACTGCTTCATCGGCGTAGAGTGATACCACTGGAATCCAATCCAGAAAATCGATGCCAGAGCGGCCAGCGGCGGCAATGCGCTCGCAAACCAGCCGAATACCGTGGCGCCCGCCGACAACAGCGAAATGCCCTCAAGGATGACTTTGAGGTTGCCCATGATCTTCCCTCCAGATGAATGTCGTGCTCTAAACACGGCGTTGATGCACGTCCGCACGCCCGCGCAGACGCTCCCATACTGTTGTTTTCGCTCAATATACAAACAGTCGGGCTATGCATTATTAAACATCATGTTTATAATCGAAGTCAACAAGATGTGTAACACTGTGTGTTTAGTTAAATGGACAATCCGCTCATGCACGAACAGATGAAACGCCTCTACGAGGCAGCCGAAGCGCTGGCGGGTTTGAAGACCCAGGCGGAGATCGCCCGGGCCCTGAACCAGTCGCAGCAAACGGTCAACAATTGGGAAGCGCGGGGCATCTCGAAAGCGGGTTTGCTGAAGGCGCAAAGCGCGATCGGCTGCTCCGCTACCTGGCTCGAGACCGGCGCCCCGCCGATGGCGCTGGCGCCGCACCTGGCCGATAAGGGTGCGCCGGCGTTCGCCGCGGCCAGCCCCGACCATCCCTTCCTGACCGATGCCCGGGGCGTGCGCATCGGCGACGAACCCGACACCATCCCGATCCGGCGCGTGAGCCTGAAGCTGCACGCCGGCGTGACCGGCTTCGAGACCGAACCGGAGCTGGAAGACGGCGGCGTGCTGCACATGCCGCGCGCCGTCATCGAGGCGCACCGGCTGGCGCCGCACCAGCTGCTGGCGATCCGCGTGCGCGGCCAGAGCATGGAACCGATGATGTTCGAGGATGACGTGGTGGTCGTGAACACCGCGGACAAGGAGCCGGTCAGCCGCGAGATCTACGCCGTCAACTTCAATGGCGAAGCCCTCGTCAAGCAGCTCCTGCGGCGCAACAACGAATGGTTCCTGCAATCGATGAACCCGGACTTCGGCCCGGTCAACGTACGCAGCGGCCAGTGCAGCATCGTCGGGCGCGTGGTCTACCAGCCGGGCCGGGTGCTGACCGGGCGGCTGTAACGCCATGAAGATCGAGGTGGCGGTCGCCGAGCTGTGCAGCGTGCGCCTGGCGCTGGCTTTCGTGGATGCGGCGTGGGTGCGGCCGGGACCGGGGGACGCCTTGATCGCCCGCCTCGGCCCCTACCTGCCGCCGCTGCCGCTGATGCTGGTGGACGCCGGCGGCGGCGTGCACGCGCACTTCCAGACCGGCGTGTTCGCGGCCCTCGCGGCCCTGGCGCGCGGCGGCTTGACGCCGTTCACGGTCGACCTGGACTTGCCGCCGCCATCGCACGAGCCGCCGCCGTTCTAGCCTCGCACGCGCGGGCGCATGACGCGCGCGTGCGAGGGTCGCTGCTTTACTGCGGCAGCGCCTGCGCCGTGCCGGTCACCGTCAGGCGCGCCGTCACGTTCTGCGCATGACGCGGCTGGCCGCCGCCGAGATACAGCTTGTAGCCGCCCGGGACCAGCTTGCGCACGCCCTGCGCATCGACCAGCGACAACGCACGCGCGTCCAGGCTCAGGCTGACCTGGCGATGCTCGCCGGCTTTCAGATGCACGCGGCGCATCCCGGCCAGCACCGGGTTGGCGCGGTCGTTCGGCTTTTCGACGTACAGCTGCACCACCTCGTCGCCATCGCGCTTGCCGGTGTTGGCGACGTCGACCGTGACATCGACCCTGAGCTGCGCAGCATCGCCGGCGCGCACCGAGGCCGTCGACAGCGTCGGCGTCGCGTAGCGGAAGGTGGTGTAGCTCAGGCCGTGGCCGAACGGGTACAGCACCTCGCCCTTGAAGTAGCGGTAGGTGCGCCCGTCCATGCGGTAGTCGCCAAAGGCCGGCAGCTGGTCGGCCGATTTATAGAAGGTCACCGGCAAGCGTCCGGCCGGGCTGTAGTCACCGGCGATCAGGCCGGCCACGGCCTGGCCGCCCTCTCCGCCCGGATACCAGGCTTCGACGATGGCCGGCACATGCTTGTCGGCCCAGTTGACCGACAAGGCGCTGCCGTTCATCAGCACCAGCACGACCGGCTTGCCGGCCGCGTTCACGCGCTCGAGCAGCTGCTCCTGCGGCGCCGGCAGGTCCAGGCTGGTGCGGTCGCCGCCATTAAAGCCCGGCACCTTGATCTTGAGTTCCTCGCCTTCCAAGCTTGCGTTCAGGCCGCCCACGAACACGACCAGGTCGGCCCGGCGCGCCAGCTCGACCGCTTCCTGGCCCATGTCGACGGGCGGGCTCCAGACCAGCTTCTGGTCGCCGCGCGCGCCGCGCTGCACGGCCTCGATCCGGATCGGCACCACCTGCCCGGCCTGCAGGGTCGCGCTGCCGGCTTCCAGCGACGGCGAATCCATCACGTCCCAGGCATCGACGATCTGCTTGCCGCCCAGCCAGATGCGGTAAGGACCGGTGCTCATGTAGCGCAGGCGATAGGTGCCCGCTCCCTGCGCCTTGAAGAAGCCGGTCCAGCGGATCGACGAATTGCGCTTGTCGTCCTGCCAGTCGACGCGGGCGTTGCGCTCGACCGTGCTCGATGCCGGCGCGCCGGCCAGCTCGGCGCCATTGAAATGCTCGGCCTTCAAGCCCGGCGTCGTGCAGGCGGCGTCCGCGCACAGCACGCCGTCCGGCACCGGCGGCTCGGCCGGACCGGCCAGGCCGGTGCCCGGCGCATAGTCGACCTGCGCGTCCGGGAAGCGCGCACGGATCCCGTCCAGCACCGTCACCGGATGGCCCGGCTGGCCGTTGTAATTGCCGACCAGGGCGTCGACGCTGTCCGCGTTCGGGCCGATCACGGCGATGCGCCTGGGCGCGCGCGCCAGCGGCAGCACGCCGTCGTTCTTGAGCAGCACCATCGATTCCTGCGCCATCTTCAAGGCGACCGCGCGGTGCGCCGGCGTGTCGACGTCGGCCGGTGCGATGGCGGCGAAGGCTTGCGGCGGCGCCGGGTCGAACAGGCCGAGCTGGAACCGCGCGACGAACAGGCGCTGCAGCGCGCGGTCGACCGTGGCCTGGGGCAGCAAGCCCTGGCGCACCGCGTTGGCGATCGGGCCGGCTTCGGTCGTCATGCCGTTGCGGTAGTCGCCGCAGATCAGGTCCATGCCGGCCTTGAACGCGGCGGCGACGGCCTGCTCCGGCGTCTGCGTGTAATGCAGACTGTCCTGGCGGTAGATGTTGGCGGCGGCGCCGCAGTCGGACACCACGAAGCCCTTGAAGCCCCAGGCCTGGCGCAGGTGCGCTTCCAGCAGGTCGGTGTTGGCGCAGGCCGGCACGCCGTCGACGGCGTTGTAGGCGCACATGACCGAATCGACCTTGGCCTCGGTGACGGTGGCGCGGAAGGCCGGCAAATAGGTGTCTTCGAGGTCATGCTTCGATGGATGAATGTCCTCGCGATGGCGGTTCGATTCCGGCCCGCTGTGCACCGCGAAGTGCTTGGAGGTGGCGATGGTCTTGAAGAAGGCCGGGTCGTTGCCCTGCAAGCCCTTGATGAAGCCGACGCCCATGCGCGAGGTCAGATAGGGGTCTTCGCCATAGGTTTCCTGTCCGCGACCCCAGCGCGGATCGCGGAAGATATTGATGTTGGGCGACCACACCGTCAGGCCGCGGTACCAGTCGGTGCCGCCGTCCGGGTCGCGCGTTTGCAGGTACTTGGCGCGAAATTCGGTGGCGATGACGTCGCCGGTCTGCTGCATCAGCGCCTCGTCCCAGGTCGCGGCCATGCCGACCGCCTGCGGGAACACGGTCGCCACGCCCGCGCGCGCGACACCGTGCAGGCCCTCGTTCCACCAGTTGTACTTGGGGACGCGCAAGCGCGGGATCGCCGGCGCGGCGTTACCCAGCTGGGCGGCCTTTTCCTCGAGCGTCATGCGCGAGACCAGGTCGGCGGCGCGCTGTTCGGGGCTGAGGTGGGGGTCGAGGTAGGCGGGGTTGCCGGCTCGGGTTGCCTGGGCTTGGACTGTAGTCTGCGCCTGTGCCTGGGCCATGGAACAGCCGAGCAGGCCGATGGCGAGCGCCAGGGTGGTCAAGGGTACGGCGTGTGCTGGTGCGAAGCGCGTCATCGTGGTCTCCATGTGCTTGTTGTTGTCGATAAATGTTAGCACGGAGATCATTTTGTTATCGCAAACAATTTACGGCTTGTTGTCGCGCTGTGCGGCATGGCACGGAAGTTTGCGGCGGGTCTTCCTAAGCTGTATCCATTCCCCTGTTAAGGACACGGCACATGGATAAGCACCCCTTCGATATCGACGTCGCGCTGGCGCGCATCGAGGACGCCGTGCGGCCCTGGCCGAAAGCCGCCCTGTTCCTGCTGGCCGAGGAAGGTTTCACGTCGACCTTCGAGCAGCTGCTGGCCTGCATGATCTCGATCCGCACCTACGACGAGGTGACGCTGCCGGTTTCGCGCCGCCTGTTTGCGCGCGCACGGTCGCCGGCGCAGGTCGCGGCGCTGTCGTGGGAAGAACTGGATGAGTTGATCAGTCCCTCGACCTTCCACGAGCGCAAGGCGAAGCAGATGCTGGCGATTGCGCGCGAGGTATCGTCCTGGTTCGGGGAGGTACTGCCGGGGGAACGGGACGTGCTGCTGTCATTTCCCGGCGTCGGACCGAAATGCGCGAACCTGGTGCTGGGCGTGGCATGCGGGACGCCGGTGATCAGCGTCGATATCCATGTGCACCGGGTGACCAATCGCTGGGGATATATCGCGGCGCCGACGCCGGAAAAATCCATGGTGGCGCTGGAGCGGACGCTGCCGCAAGAACACTGGATCGATATCAATCGCTTGCTGGTGCCGTTCGGGAAGCACATATGCACCGGGACGCGGCCACACTGCTCGACTTGTCCGGTGCTGGACATGTGCGCGCAAGTCGGCGTGACGGAGCATCGGTAAGTCTGCTTGGCCGATTGCGCTGACTGTGGCGCTTGGGGCTACGCATTGTCTCCGATGGGAAAGCCGCTTGCGATTGAGCAAATTGCAGTATCGCATGCTCTTGAATAATGACAATCGCTCTTCTTGAACAGCGTCGATGCGCTGGCTTCGGAGGACATTGCGATTCCGGGCGCATACCCGCACTGGCGTAGACCCCGGCCCATCGGTTCATCTTCGGCATTCAGGACGGTGTATGGCCAATTACCGCCGCTCGATTCACGACCTCATCTACGGAAGACAAACCAACCGCATCCTGCGCCTGTCGTTTCCGAATAACGACGCGCCCGCTTCTCAATTCCTGGTCAACAAGCTCGACGCGGTAGAAAGCCTGTCGAAAGATTTCGAATTCACGGTCGAGCTGTTATCCGACGATGCCGGCATTGCCTTGAAAGAGATGCAAGGCAAGCTGCTCGGCATCGAACTGGTGCGCCAGGATGGCAGCCTGCGCTACTTCTCCGGCTACGTATTCAGCTTCCGGCGCCGTAATGACGATGGCGGCATCACCTTTTATGAGGCGAGGCTGGGCCCCTGGCTGAAATTCCTCAGCCTGCGCCACGATAACTACCTGTTCCACGGCCGGACCATGCGCGAACAGATGGAAAGCATCTGCCGCGACTACGGCATTTATCCGGTATGGGACTGGCGCGTCACGGCCGACGATCCCGTGATGACCGATGCCTGCCAATTCAACGAAAGCGACTTCAATTACCTGAGCCGGCGCTGGGAAGCCGCCGGCTGGTATTACTGGTACGAGCACGACGCCGGCGGCCACAAGCTCGTGGTGGCCAGCGACTCGACTCAAGCGCCGGCCATCGACGGCGGCGCCAACGTCCGCTTTCACGGCGCCGGCGGCGCTACCGAAGAAGACGCCATCGACCAGTGGTCGCCGGCGCGCCAGGTGATGCCGTCGAGCTTTGCGCTGGCCGGATTCAACTTCAAGGAAGCCATGCCGTCGAACGTCGACGTGCCGACCTTGAACCAGCAAGGCAATGTGCCCGACATCGAATCCTACGAATACACGGGCGCCTACGGCATTCGCGATCGCAGCGATGGCAATGCCCAAAGCCGGCTGCGCATGGAAGAAATCGAAGCGATCGCAAAGTCAGTCGATGCAGAGGGAAACAACCGCTTCCTGATGCCCGGGCGGTGGTTTCAACTGGTCGACCATTTCAATCACGGCGCGTATCGCTACAGCAGCGCAGGCAAGGACGACTTCCTGATCCTGTCGGTCCGCCACGTTGCGACTAACAACTATCTGCAGGATGAGGATCAAAAGATCCAGTACCGCAACAGGCTCACCTGCAGCCGCCGGGATATTCCGTGGCGTCCAGGGCGTGGCTTCAACAGCCGCGATACCAGGATTCTTGCGCCGCAAACCGCGACCGTGGTCGGCCCGAACGGCCAGGACAGCATCTACACCGACGAATACGGCCGGGTACGGGTGCAATTTCATTGGGACCGGATCGGCGAGCAGGACGAACGCAGCTCCGCGTGGGTACGCGTGTCGAGCGCCTGGGCCGGCGCGGAACTCGGGGCCGCGGCGATTCCGCGCATCGGCACCGAAGTCATCGTTCAGTGGCTGGATGGGTGCCCGGACCGGCCGATCATCACCGGCGCCGTATTCAATGCGCGGAATATGCCGCCTTGGGCCTTGCCGTCGCAGCATGCGCTGACCGGATTGCGCAGCCGCGAGCTGGCGCCGAATGCGGGGAATGCGGCGGGCGGGCGGAGTAATCATCTGATTCTGGACGATACGTATCAGAGGATTCAGGCGCAGCTGAGGAGCGATCATCAGCATAGTCAGTTGTCGCTGGGGTATATCACGCGGATTGAAAATGGCAGTGGGCGCAGGGAAGCGCGTGGAGAAGGTTTCGAGCTACGAACGGATGGGCATGGGGTGGCGCGTGCGGCTGGCGGAATGCTGATCAGCACAGAGAGTCGACAACGCGCTCAGTCGTCCGTGAAGGAGATGGGCGAAACCTATCAGAGGCTCACTGCCGCAACAGAACAACAGCAACTTCTGGGTGATCTCGCACAAAAGAGTGGCGCTCAGGACACAGGCGACAATCAATCTGGTGTTGCACATGTTTTACAGGCGCAGAGCAAGGAAATCGCCGGAGCCGCCTCCGGCGCCGGCAATTTCCCAGAGCTTGCTCAGCCGCATATGGTTCTTGCCAGCCCAGCCGGCATTGCGAGCACCACTGCCCAATCGACACATATCGCGAGCGATCTCAACACCGCTATCACGACCGGCAAGAGCATCGCCATTGCAGCCGGGGATGCATTCTTTGCAAGTGTTCGCCAAACCTTCAGGTTATTCGTGCAAAGGGCCGGGATGAAGCTTATAGCGGCTTCTGGCGATATTGACGTTAAAGCTCTGAGCGAAAGCATCAATCTGCTTGCCGAACTGAACATGACCCAGACTGCCAATCGCATCATCATCAGCGCCAAGGAAGACATCGTGATCAACGGCGGTGGCAGCTATGTGAAGTTCACTGCAAGTGGGATCGAACATGGGACAAGCGGGACTTTCGTCGCCCATGCGGCCACACACGATTTTGTCGCAGCAAAGAACATGGCTGCGCCCGACTTAAAGAGCGATGTGGTTGATGTCGCAGTGAAGCGAGACCTTCACCTGGAATATGTGGATGCGGACGACAACCCTCTGCAGCATGATCCTATTCAAGCCCATGCGTGGGATGGGCAAACACACGACAGAGCGTTAGATAGCGAAGGAAAGACTACCCTAACTAACGTTTCCCGTGGCTCGTTCCGCGCAGAACAGACCAAAAGGAAATAGTCGAGGTGATCGATGCCAGATAGCAAAACTAAAGACAGCAGTGACCTGACCATTCAAGAACATTGCATTGACCTGCCAGGAGAAAGTGTCCAGTGTTGGATAGGTGGGGGCACTGACAAACTTAAAGTGATTCTGCGGAAGCATCGTGACGTGATCTTTGATATCCATCTTGGGAATGGGAAGACCTATTCCTTGGAGACGACCGAATCTGACTTCTATAACACTCGTGAGAAAAAGCTCGTCTGCGCCGCACGACAAGGCAGAGTGACGTTCAACGATGGCGAGCGGATGCACGTCTGGGTCAGCAGAGGCTTTCGTGGCTCGCTTATTCTTAAATGCGATGGCCACGTCCTTTCGGAGGTCAAGCCAAACGAGTGGGACACGCATCGGTACAGCGATGACCCCAAAGAGAAACCCGCTCCGATTATTG
This genomic stretch from Massilia sp. 9096 harbors:
- a CDS encoding cytochrome P450 yields the protein MAQTQHCDARKVLPRVGGFDSTLSLLREGYRFVPRRCEELGADAFSTRIMLQQALCVRGEDAARMFYQPGRFTRRHALPATSMALLQDFGSVMALDGEQHRKRKAMFMSLYGPLERQRLVGLIVAQFRAHFARWPELSSVNVHKAAQEVLCHATCQWAGVPVALDEVRQRTAEFAAMIDAAGSAGPRNWRALLIRNRTEHWARALIDAVRAGRIQPAFDSPLNVIARHRDADGQLISRKDAAVELINILRPTVAVARYIAFAVLALHQHPEYRLRAASAGDEWLTMFAQEVRRFYPFIPVMGGRAQHDFEWRGMQVEKGTWVLLDLYGTDHHPDIWGDPEVFRPERFERWQSSGFDLIAQGGGDHYSGHRCPGEFITMDIVKAAVKLFAAEIEYEVPPQDLSIDLGRVPTLPTSGMLVERVRLLGAAES
- a CDS encoding glycine zipper 2TM domain-containing protein; this translates as MKSFVTRFTASTAFSAALLAAGAVPSLSQAAPQHHSEAACMNCGTVVSTHNYERAAERGSGVGAVGGALLGGILGHQVGSGRGQTLATVAGAAGGAYAGNHVERNMKSQTYTDVRVKMARGGYRTFTEQGAPRFRGGERVRVAEGRLIRD
- a CDS encoding LexA family transcriptional regulator, producing the protein MKRLYEAAEALAGLKTQAEIARALNQSQQTVNNWEARGISKAGLLKAQSAIGCSATWLETGAPPMALAPHLADKGAPAFAAASPDHPFLTDARGVRIGDEPDTIPIRRVSLKLHAGVTGFETEPELEDGGVLHMPRAVIEAHRLAPHQLLAIRVRGQSMEPMMFEDDVVVVNTADKEPVSREIYAVNFNGEALVKQLLRRNNEWFLQSMNPDFGPVNVRSGQCSIVGRVVYQPGRVLTGRL
- a CDS encoding CHASE domain-containing protein, with translation MQSSHRHAQHRPAVIPLVLAALVFLAVLIVTYAVAESARRATRTDLEDDFDYRARDFSSAIVRRMNVYEEVLEATRGFLRGSPEVSNADFADYFTLLRLKERFPGIEALGIAAIAPSGPHDVKTTVTHILPLDERNRRALGYDMFSEPVRRAAMEAARDSGRAAATGKVTLVQEGARTGAAAPSGFLLYVPVYRSGAPRESVEGRRTAILGWVYSPFRMDNLMRGLGGEQAGDLEIELYDGAAAAEGALLYRSSNVRAPGSRHHFKYDATIDTAGRHWLLRVRSSARFESTLGKRHTLAIALTGLGLGLLLSLVVWLLATERRRALQLADAMTLELRVSRDRIDAERERIRLILQNAYHAFVGVDPAGRITDWNRQACKLFGWRDEEALGRDALELLLPQAQRDDLRACLLRLADGGRCEMLAGPTEMTLLERHGEEIPVEIAITAQNTPQGFAITAFVRDIRPRKQAEERERQRQQRLDEARAALVRSQKLEAVGHMTGGVAHDFNNILHIISANVQLMLRNEEGVRKRLLSIMDAVERGKKLTGQLLAFARRQPLHPSVVRLTDMIERMDSLLHRAAGDAVEIRFAIPSEPWNALVDPNQLENVLLNLVINARDAMEHGGAITIALANLTVAPGDAMADTGVRPGEFVTVAVSDTGSGMPPEVMERAFEPFFTTKPEGKGTGLGLSMAHGFVKQSGGHIRLSSTPDKGTTVTLFLPRARQDTPDPVFAPVPH